The sequence below is a genomic window from Hemitrygon akajei chromosome 2, sHemAka1.3, whole genome shotgun sequence.
ctgacttaccccaaggtgaggacaagacaagacagattccccccacagggcaacggcagaacagtctgacttaccccacagaggcaaggacaggaagagacaaacaccaaagaacaacagacagttccactTTGCACCAGGgtagctccaagtagccattacagccagcagccttggctggctacagaagcaaccagattcccacctagctcagagtggctgacagccatccagctggcccaggaaactGCTGAATCCCTACTGCAATGACAGCtccaactactaccagcaaggctcccagaagccatggttcttcaacacagccccaaggatggcaaTAGCCTATTCTAGCCATTTGTGCCATGAGCCTCTGACAAGAcaacccccaaccacactcaattccagggccacttatattcccagttccaatatgagcctcagaTGTTTCTGGTTAAGTCAAACCGCAGCAAGAGACCGCTGGAAAACCCGGAGTTcggagtccacggaccagaccatggacttcggactgaaccaccacaAGATGCTTTGCACTGTTGTGCAGGTGAGTCGGTGAATGACCTCTGGTGGATGCCCTTGACTAATATACTGAGACCGATTTTTTAATAGTACGATGATGAAAATCAAAAAGTGTCATCTGGCACCTTCCTCTATCAACGTACCACTTCCTACTTGTAGTAAGgaaaatagatgctgccttttctccatctccTCCTGGCTGATGTCCATTCTGGAAATTGTGCTGAAGCCTGACAGATCCAATTGGATGTTCGCACACTCAGAGACAGAGCTGTGGAAAATATTCAGATCTCACATTGACATGGGATAAGGAAAAACCTTCACCTCACTGAGCCTTGATACTCTGTAATTAATTCAAGGTTACTGACCAGATACATGGTAAATAGGATTAATACAGATAAGACACTCGATATTTTTCTCAGACTCAGAtgagtacaggccctttgtctGAGTTGTCTGACTTAATAACTCTACCATTTTTAATGTTGTATAATGTAGAGAGGCATGGTGGCACAGTGAGCAAAGCCACAACTTCCCAGCCTCTGCAATGCTGGTTCAATGTCAAACCCCAGCACTTCCTGTATGTGGAATTTGCAGGTTTTCCCTGTCTATTTGTggctttcctctgagtgctcctgtTTCATTCCCACAATTAGTTTAATTGACCACTGAAAATTGCTTCTACTGTGTATAAAGATGGGAAAATACATGGGAATATGGGGGAAGAATCTGGTATTATAGCATCATGGAGTCTTCTtggaaacttctcttaaatgtttcaaataaacctgcatccatcacttccactagcAGCCAATTCTGCACTTACGCCTCCCTCTGagagaagcaacacacaaaatgcttgaggaacttagcaggccaggcggcatccatggaaaaaggtacagttAACCTctggctgaagggtctcggcccaaaacgtcaagtGTACTttgtttcatagatgctgccaggcctgctgagttcctccagcattttgtgtgtgtggcttggatttccagcatctgcatattttcgcTCATTTTCCCTCTAATAGAAGTATTTTTTTCCCTcagatttcccttaaatatttcacttttcaccctaaaactatgacctctagtttgACTCAATAAAACTGAGGGGAAAGAGTCTGCACTCATTcactctctatacccctcataaatgtGTAAACCACTATACGATATTTCTCATTCTCCTGCATGCCaggtaataaagtcctaacccattcaaccatTTCCTATCACTGAGTTTCTCAATTTCAGGAAAtatacttgtaaattttccctgcaatTTTTTCAAGATTATTGATTTGATTAAATTGGAATATGTACTGAGTTGGTGAAAGATCTGTTTCACTGCTGTAGGACTTTGATCTGCTGAACATCATGGGACTAAATGTTGAACTGTGATTTAGAGAGGGGATGGAACATTCACTGTCTTCCTTTTATGCACAGTGTTGTACATGATGACTGAGTGCTGTCAAATGACTGCACAATATTAGCGGTTCATAGTTTCGGCCAGTCAGGTTATTGCAAGGGTTGAAGATGGGGTAAAGTTTCTCATTGAAGGTGTCATTGAAAGTGTACAGGTGAGACATCTTGTCAGCATTGTAAAAGGACACTCGACCCCCTTCATAGTCTAAGTAAACCCCCAGCTTGCAAAGTTTTCTATCAACTGGAATGACAGCATCCTGGCAGGTAGATGCTCTGTAGTCATTTTCGCCAAACAAACCTATGACCCAGTAACCATGTGAAGGAATGGTTATAATGTCACCCTTCCTGTTGGCAGACTCTCTGCAGACACCAATAACCCACTGGACTTTGTGACCAAGATCCACCTCCCAGAAGTGTCGCCCAGACGTAAATCCCTGAGAGCTCAGAACACACAGGTAGACATCGAACCGGGCCGGTGAATCGAGCACGTCTTCCTCCTCATCCTGCTCTTCCTCACTTTGCTTCACACTAACCAGGTCCTGGGACAGTAGGAGCTGCCTGTTTGCAGTCTCTGGGTCCAGAGTGAGATGCTCTGGGACTGGAATAAATCAGGAGAAGAACACGTTACAATCACAaaacaccatctggtatgggtagGCGAGGAGGACAAGTGCAGAAGGAAAGTGTCTCATGATCCCTCAGTCATTATTAGGCAAAGGATCTAAATTAGGCCAATTGCTCATTGAGATTCTCTACCAATTAACATAGGGAAAGGAGCAGTGCAGTATGACAACAGGCCTTAGCATCAAACATCTAACAAGCTTCTATCATGCAGAGGTTATTTATATATATAGCATACAGACAGGTTTTTCATCAGCACatgtagcaataataaacaaagtTGCCAATTTACATTTATCCCATGATTTCTGTGCTGAACTCAGTGCCAACTTaaagtaaatcttttctgctccTGCTTGGTCCAAAATCCTTCCATACTCTGTATTTTCATGCATCTAACAGCTGCAGTATGTTTGTTTCCACCAACAACCTTGGAATCCTTTACTAGACTCTACCACACTATGTAAAATATTTCTGTGAAGGTGATAGATAGaaacagctgaagaagaaggaatatgataggagtgGTAGTGgtctatgggagaaagggaaggaggaggcacTAGAGGCAggcgataggcagatgaggagaagataaGGGTAAGAGCCAAAATATGAGCTTCCATAAAGCAGCAGCATGATTTCCTGTTCACTCTGACCACCCATAAAGGTAAACTGCAAGAAGAATTTGTCTAACCTCTCATTATATTTTATAGCCTCTATTTCAGGTGAACCTCTACAACACCTTTTCCAAAAcactcacatccttcctataactagGGCAATCAGGattaaacacaatactccaagtgtagcctaaaTATTGTCTTGTTTAGAATGACATGCCACAATTTGTCTGTCATGTTACACTCACGAAGGACTGGGGACAGGTGCAGAGGAATGGCTGGATCCCCAGGGAGAGAAAGAAACAAGACGTTAGACATCAAATTACCTTCATGGCCTCTGAGGAATGACTGAGTGACACTACAAGACTATTCATTCTTTCCGACAGAATGGACCCTGGCCCCAACCCTGACCCCTACCACCCCCACCAGCTTTACAgcatttgtagttttttttttaaacttccagCTCCCTCCACTAGCTTATACTCTTatatctgcttccgtctggcaggcgcttcagatccctccagactaagactaataggcactggagaagttttttccctactgcggtcactttgctgaacagttaactgccggttaactgtcggctaactattacttggattgcactacctgtatgtataatctatattttcatttatatttatcattattattgttatgagcagagagacaacatctgccggaagtaaattccttgtatgtgcataggtacttggtgattaaagtctgattctgattctgatatcaacCTCCATCCATTAACTGAGTGACTTATTGATCAAAGAGAACAATCAGCTTGACTGCCTGTTTAAAATGAAGAGGCAACTATTCAATTTCCATCACTGTGATCATCAATGGACATTCCCAAACCAATGCCATTCTTTTTATGCATGGGACATCCACCACCCTATGTCTGAAAAAGATGTCAGAACCTCATTTAAATCTTTACCTTCCCATTTAAACTCTTTATATTACCCTAACTTTAGAGCTGTATATATCCCTACCATGAGTCCATTTAACTTATCCATGCCCCTTATGATTTTTTGGTTCCATTCAAATCCCACAAGCTGCCTATCTGTTGTAGGGGCACTTTCATGTGTCTTGGGCTTGTGAGACCTGGACCTCTCCAGATCAGACAACAGCCAATGTTCTCCAATTCGGAGGCTCACCCTGGTCTTGGCCACATGGCCATTGTAGATCTTTGGGGTACTCATATGCCCTGGCTGGTGTTTTTGTCGAAGAGGTCCTTTAAACAGTGGTGCCGTGCTAACACCATGTCCTCATGTCATTTAGCCTGCCAGCTGAAATGGATTACCACAATGTGCCACATGGAggtaaacatgaaaacttctggaggTGGATGAAGACCAGCGATGCCTGTCCACCCTATTAGGTAGGGTGCAGCTGCCAAACATCAAGTGTACTACCTCTATCCAGAGCCCCCTACAACCTCATGATTTTACAAACCTCCATAATGTCATCCCTCAGTCTCTTTCACCCCAGAGAAAACAGCTACAGGCTATCCTGTCTTACCTTTTAACACAAACACTCCAGTCCCAGTAATATCCTTCTGaatattttctacatcctttccagcttaatgacatccatCTTCACCCAGTCAACCAAATCTGCACACTGCATTCCTAACACAGTCTCACGAATGTCTTGGACAGTAGTAACATGGCGTCCCTGCTACTATACTCAATGTCCTGGCTGGCAGATTAAATATTCAGTTGAAAGATTGAGTATTTAACACAAATAACACACTCATTCTCATGGCAAACAGAGAATAGGAGAGTCCAGTCAGTTTTACCTGGTTCAATTATTCTCCTCATGGCTTTCCACACTCTGAAAGAATGGAAGGGTTCGGTGAAGGTTTCTCTGCTCAACTCCTCTTCACCTACTCTTACTTGGTCAACAGTACATCTTGGGAAAGACACGACATGGTGCATacaccagaatcagaattaggtttattatgattgacatatgctgtgaaatatgttgttttgtggcagcagtacagtgcaagacataacatTTAATGTGTTAGAATAATTAAAAAGTCCAAAAGAggtatagtgaggtagtattcataggTTCCTGGGCTGCTCAGACATTTGACTGTAGAAGGGAAAAACTGCTacaaaacattgagtatgtgtcatcaggctccttctccttgatggcagtcattagaagagagcatgttgcagatggtgaggatccttagtgATATTTCTTTCCCATTTTTGAGGCACCTTCTCTTCAAAATGCCCTCAGTGGTGGacagggttgtgcctgtgatggagctacCTGGGTCAACACTTTGCAGTCTCTTTCAGTCCTGCGCATTGGGCCCTCCATACCACATGATGATGCacccaatcagaatgctctccaaatgtacatctatagaaatttacgGGGGCAGAGGTGGGATTCTACATAGGAAACAACAACAGAATAAGTACATGGCAAGAACAGACAATGAGATGGACGCACCTGCATAGAATGTCTTTAATGTCCTAAACAGAGAAAGACAAAGGACAGTGATTAGAATCAAGCAGACGTAGTTCTGAAATCAGCCGAACTTAGTTCCATATTACTAGCTACCTTCATCATATTGGTGTCATCACTAGTCTCTAGGTGTGCTTGTATCTCAGAGATTTTGATCTCAGTAGATGACATTTCATCCTCgatttccttcactctctcctCCAGTTTCTTCAACATTTTTTTCTCATCCTCTTTTATTTGATGTCTCAAGATCTCTTCCTGCTCTTTCAGGAAATTGTGCATCCTCTCGAATTCTGCTCCAATTTCATCTGTCACTTGCTCCACCCACACCTGCAGAGAATGAGGAGGAAaagcacaagcaacagcaaagatcgACTAACTTGAAGAAGTTCTGTCACATGTTATTATGACCTGGGAAACCACAGTTTCAACAGAAGATGAGCTGCAGCTTCCATGAACTCTTTTGCGGAGTCTGAAGTAAGCTGAACCcagtaacatttaaaagacattcagacaggtacatggataggaggttTTATATGGATTTGGGGCAAACACAGACAAATAAGACCAGCTGAGGTAGGTGATGGTTGGCAAGGATGAGTTGGAGTGAAGGGCTTGtttgtgctgtatgattctatgacattTTTCTTCCTCATAATATATTTTGTTTCTTTGGTAAGATCCAAGCATTTTGTTGATTTGCAGCGATTTCTTCCTCCTGATATCTCAGAATACATGGACACAGCAGTGCTTGACTTGCCTCCGTTAACCGGTATATTGTTTTGGTGTTGGTGCAGTGTTCCCGCTGTCAGACTATAGAATGGCGAAGCAACTTAGCTCTCAAAGCTCTCAGTGACTCTGAAGGTGATGCTACAGAAGAGCAGGGGGATCCTTTTGCAAATCCAGATCCAGTAACTCTTCAAACACCCACTTACATATTGTGACTCATTTTGGCATATTCCAGGCTACTGGAGTACATGCTGATGGATGCACTGAAGCTTGGTGAAGCTAATGTTAAGAAGCTGTGGGACAGAACACAATCTTGGGTTCTTGCACTGCCTCACATGGAGGGGTTGATCTTGATGTGGAGACCCTTGAATATTGAAAGTGATATCAATTCAGGGAACGACATGAGAGGCAATAATGCTATGAATGTAAAACAATGTTTAATATTTTTTTGGCAGGATTTCTTTGATTTCATACAACATATATCTTCGTTATGTCTAAAGACTATTTTAAAATTCAGAAAGGCCCACATTAGGAATCACACCCTGGTGCTCTTGAGCAATTAAATAACTGGATGTGGACATTACCCTGGATCTCAGCATGGATAGTAAT
It includes:
- the LOC140717134 gene encoding E3 ubiquitin-protein ligase TRIM39-like; the protein is MASGKLIAGLCQELICPLCFELFTDPVSLECDHCFCGSCISQVWENVLGDVSCPQCQQVFTQRNTRPSRTLGNVAEQLRRLSVRVKQRELELFCREHDEKLKLFCEEELELICADCWNSQHQTHSVITVKAAAKKYKGRLEAVSDLLKRKMESLTKRKMKEEAMLGEPKVWVEQVTDEIGAEFERMHNFLKEQEEILRHQIKEDEKKMLKKLEERVKEIEDEMSSTEIKISEIQAHLETSDDTNMMKDIKDILCRCTVDQVRVGEEELSRETFTEPFHSFRVWKAMRRIIEPVPEHLTLDPETANRQLLLSQDLVSVKQSEEEQDEEEDVLDSPARFDVYLCVLSSQGFTSGRHFWEVDLGHKVQWVIGVCRESANRKGDIITIPSHGYWVIGLFGENDYRASTCQDAVIPVDRKLCKLGVYLDYEGGRVSFYNADKMSHLYTFNDTFNEKLYPIFNPCNNLTGRNYEPLILCSHLTALSHHVQHCA